In one window of Marinitoga hydrogenitolerans DSM 16785 DNA:
- a CDS encoding transposase → KIFDYKKPAYASKFFKKWYDKALKSNIPEMKKAAKSLYKHINGILMHLKTGLTNAKIEGMNSKLRTFTKRAYGFKSFKYLSITIFLALGKLPFS, encoded by the coding sequence AAAATATTTGATTATAAAAAACCAGCATATGCATCAAAATTCTTTAAAAAATGGTATGACAAAGCGTTAAAATCAAATATACCAGAAATGAAAAAAGCAGCTAAGAGTTTATATAAACATATAAATGGTATTCTTATGCATTTAAAAACAGGATTAACCAATGCTAAAATTGAAGGCATGAATTCAAAACTTAGAACTTTTACCAAAAGAGCTTATGGTTTTAAGTCTTTTAAATATTTATCCATTACTATTTTTTTGGCTTTAGGTAAATTGCCTTTTTCCTAA